The proteins below come from a single Uloborus diversus isolate 005 chromosome 10, Udiv.v.3.1, whole genome shotgun sequence genomic window:
- the LOC129231066 gene encoding uncharacterized protein LOC129231066, translating to MALHSTKSGIDLICKRRSSYFVVAANRRSAVERLEETKANYVKTERVLDCKQNFEHSSNLHVSTGPQIDTLFKGNLKGIYNCQNIMKYVHGINLTDNKNSVQPIVSEFEPISCSTAITKCSEQENCFMQKKQLFQRDSYDESERPQTNPQKAQMHVKSNGGRHVLSHVMKFESPGINENVQAARMSFSTINPVDRFPQSSQMVPETDKNFPHFDSAEDKTEHSDYEQISIGASDDSSSVDEGLIEFEDKKQSSKTSDYVSRSSSFKCSLSSDRVKNLVRSFESRINKSSPSPTANLTVAECKKKSTSRSKSDCTSRFAKHLSSAPEPTVSTDAELERFFNSMGLENYTSQNATGLTESPVHFFESISSQNSEDHLSSAASEESAFEAPKEGLTNSDLKKHAPTETSIVEKNARIVKWLYNCRNAVKKNPP from the coding sequence CTAACAGACGAAGTGCTGTTGAACGCCTTGAAGAAACAAAAGCTAATTATGTTAAAACGGAAAGAGTTTTGGACTGTaagcaaaattttgaacatagtTCAAATCTGCATGTTAGTACTGGACCTCAGATCGATACACTGTTTAAAGGAAACTTGAAAGGTATATACAATTGCCAAAACATTATGAAATATGTTCATGGTATTAATCTTACTGATAACAAAAATAGCGTACAACCAATCGTAAGTGAATTCGAACCGATTTCATGCAGCACTGCGATTACCAAATGCTCAGAACAGGAAAATTGTTTTATGCAAAAAAAGCAGTTATTTCAACGAGATTCTTATGATGAATCAGAGCGGCCACAAACAAATCCACAAAAGGCTCAAATGCATGTAAAATCAAACGGTGGAAGACATGTTCTGTCCCATGTCATGAAATTTGAATCTCCAGGCATTAATGAAAATGTTCAAGCAGCACGAATGTCGTTTTCAACAATCAATCCAGTTGATCGTTTTCCACAATCAAGCCAAATGGTCCCAGAAACTGATAAAAACTTTCCACATTTTGATTCAGCTGAAGACAAAACTGAGCATTCAGATTACGAGCAAATTTCAATTGGCGCTTCTGATGATTCATCATCTGTGGATGAAGGTCTAATAGAATTtgaagataaaaaacaaagttctaAAACTTCCGACTATGTCAGTAGAAGTTCATCTTTCAAATGTTCTTTGTCATCAGATCGAGTCAAAAATCTAGTGAGAAGCTTTGAATCTCGTATAAACAAAAGCAGTCCATCGCCAACTGCAAATTTAACTGTAGCTGAATGTAAAAAGAAATCAACCAGTCGTTCAAAGTCTGACTGTACATCGCGTTTTGCAAAGCATTTGTCTTCAGCTCCTGAGCCAACAGTCTCAACTGATGCTGAGTTAGAAAGGTTCTTCAACAGTATGGGACTCGAAAATTACACGTCTCAAAATGCAACAGGGCTAACTGAAAGCCCTGTTCATTTCTTTGAAAGTATCAGCTCCCAGAACAGTGAAGATCATCTATCTAGTGCAGCTAGTGAAGAATCGGCTTTTGAAGCGCCAAAGGAAGGCTTGACGAATAGTGATCTAAAGAAACATGCTCCAACAGAGACTTCCATAGTAGAGAAGAATGCAAGAATTGTAAAATGGTTGTATAACTGTCGCAATGCAGTGAAAAAGAATCCGCCTTAA